GCCCCTCCCCGGCCGGCGCCGCGGTGGTGAGCGCCGTGGTCGCGACGGTGGCGGCGGTCAGCATCGGCCGCAGCGCCCGCGGATCCACCGTCGGACAGATCGCGACGGTGCGGCCGGCGCGCATCGAGTTCGACGGGCCGCTCTTATCGGTCGAGGGGGCCGTCCTGGTCAACGTGGGGCGTCTGCAGGCCCGTGAGATCTACCTGCGCCAGGGCGTGGCCGCCATGATCGAACCCCGGGACCGCGCGGCCGCGGCGACGCTGGCCAACCCCGGCCAGCGCCAGGCCATCCTGCACGACGTGGTGGCGCGGGTGGGCGTGCGCATGGACATCGACGAGCCCGAGTTCGCACCCATCTCGCGCCGTCACGTGGAGAGAGACGCCGTCGTCGTGGTGCTCATCCCGCAGGCGGGGGGCTTCGAGGAGGTGGCCCGGGCCATCGGGAGCGTGCCGGTGCTGGAGAGCAGCGTGCGCCTGACGGGCCGGGACGTGCAAACGGGTGGGGCCGGCAGCCTGGTCCCGCGTCATCTCGACACCGACGCCCCACGGACGGCTCGGAGGGGGTGAGGGCGGTGGGCGACATGCGGGTCCGCGCCAGCGAGTGGATC
This genomic interval from Limnochorda sp. LNt contains the following:
- a CDS encoding YIEGIA domain-containing protein, whose product is MDGVVWDVVMGSLAGTALRIYTLRVDYRQYPSYPQGYAIHLSMGLIASFLGALAFPALLAREFAAASFLALAATQFREVRKIEREALSRLEETELVRRGAAYIEGIARVFETRNYLAMLVALLDTVALWLVRPSPAGAAVVSAVVATVAAVSIGRSARGSTVGQIATVRPARIEFDGPLLSVEGAVLVNVGRLQAREIYLRQGVAAMIEPRDRAAAATLANPGQRQAILHDVVARVGVRMDIDEPEFAPISRRHVERDAVVVVLIPQAGGFEEVARAIGSVPVLESSVRLTGRDVQTGGAGSLVPRHLDTDAPRTARRG